One window of Anas platyrhynchos isolate ZD024472 breed Pekin duck chromosome 11, IASCAAS_PekinDuck_T2T, whole genome shotgun sequence genomic DNA carries:
- the RHCG gene encoding ammonium transporter Rh type C — MERPRHQGMAKNTCMRWRLPLVCLLWEVAMIVLFGVFVRFGPEADAHWEEEKHQMNLTSDIENDFYFRYPSFQDVHVMIFVGFGFLMTFLKRYGFGAVGFNFLLAAFGIQWALLMQGWFHSFQNGKILIGVENLINADFCVGSVCVAFGAILGKTSPIQLLVMTLFQVTLFAVNEYILLNLLHVKDAGGSMTIHTFGAYFGLTVTRVLYRPNLEQSKDKQGSVYHSDLFAMIGTLYLWMYWPSFNSAISEHGDAQHRAAINTYCSLAACVLTTMAFSSMLQKKGKLDMVHIQNATLAGGVAVGTSAEMMLTPYGSLIVGFICGIVSTVGYVYLTPVLESRLHIQDTCGIHNLHGMPGLIGGIVGAITAAAATEDVYGKEGFIKAFDFTGSYKTRTPSVQGGFQAAGIFVSLLMAFAGGALVGAILKLPIWGDAADENCFEDDIYWEVPEDEESDVYHMHNPDKPASP, encoded by the exons ATGGAGCGGCCGAGGCACCAGGGGATGGCGAAGAACACCTGCATGCGCTGGCGGCTCCCGCTCGTCTGCCTCCTCTGGGAGGTGGCCATGATCGTCCTCTTTGGCGTCTTCGTGCGCTTCGGCCCCGAAGCCGATGCCCACTGGGAGGAAGAGAAGCACCAGATGAACCTGACCAGCGACATCGAGAACGATTTCTACTTCCGATACCCAT CTTTCCAGGACGTCCACGTGATGATCTTCGTGGGCTTTGGCTTCCTCATGACATTCCTCAAGCGTTACGGATTCGGAGCCGTGGGTTTCAATTTCCTCCTTGCCGCCTTTGGGATCCAGTGGGCTCTCCTGATGCAGGGCTGGTTCCACTCTTTCCAGAACGGGAAGATCCTCATTGGAGTGGAGAA CCTAATCAATGCCGATTTCTGCGTGGGTTCTGTGTGCGTTGCCTTTGGGGCCATCCTGGGCAAAACCAGCCCCATACAGCTCCTCGTCATGACCTTGTTTCAAGTCACGCTCTTCGCAGTGAATGAGTACATCCTCCTCAACCTGCTTCAC GTTAAGGATGCAGGTGGCTCCATGACCATTCACACCTTCGGAGCCTACTTCGGCCTCACCGTGACACGTGTCCTGTACAGACCCAACCTGGAGCAGAGCAAGGACAAGCAGGGCTCTGTGTACCACTCTGACCTCTTCGCCATGATCG GCACCCTCTATCTGTGGATGTACTGGCCCAGTTTTAACTCGGCCATTTCTGAGCACGGGGATGCCCAGCACCGCGCTGCCATCAACACGTACTGCTCGCTGGCTGCCTGTGTCCTCACCACAATGGCCTTCTCCAGCATGCTGCAGAAGAAAGGCAAGCTGGACATG GTCCACATCCAGAACGCAACGCTGGCTGGCGGTGTGGCTGTGGGCACCAGCGCGGAGATGATGCTGACCCCATACGGCTCCCTCATTGTCGGGTTCATCTGTGGCATCGTGTCCACGGTGGGGTATGTCTACCTCACG ccTGTTTTGGAGTCCAGGTTGCACATCCAGGACACGTGTGGCATTCACAACCTCCACGGCATGCCAGGCCTTATTGGGGGCATTGTGGGAGCCAtcactgcagctgcagccacagAGGATGTATATGGAAAGGAAGG GTTTATCAAGGCATTTGACTTCACTGGCAGCTACAAGACGCGGACACCCAGTGTCCAAGGAGGGTTCCAGGCAGCTGGCATTTTTGTGTCTTTGCTGATGGCTTTCGCTGGGGGGGCCCTTGTAG GGGCCATCCTGAAGCTGCCCATTTGGGGCGACGCGGCAGATGAGAACTGCTTCGAGGATGATATCTACTGGGAG GTGCCTGAGGACGAGGAGAGCGATGTGTACCACATGCACAACCCCGACAAGCCTGCCTCGCCATGA